CCACCAGCAGAATTACCGGACTCTCTTCCAGCACCATACCCGCCACCATAAGCGCCACCACTTCCAGACCCATAACCATACCCTGAGCCCGGCCCGCTTCCAGGACCAAACCCATACCCAAAACCTCTACCACCGCCACTTCCTCCACCTATGCCACCACCAGCAGAATCACCGGACCCACTTCCAGCACCATACCCGCCACCTTGAGCACCACCACTTCCAGACCCATAACCATACCCTGATCCCGACCCGCTTCCAgaaccaaacccaaacccaaaacCTCTCCCGAACCCATTATGTGACCGGCCAGAGCCAGACCCGTAACCCCATCCTTCATTTGGACTAGAACCCCACCCCCAATTATAGTCCCAGTTAGGGCCATGT
The sequence above is drawn from the Populus alba chromosome 15, ASM523922v2, whole genome shotgun sequence genome and encodes:
- the LOC118062784 gene encoding uncharacterized protein yields the protein MLPTLFHFTLFLLSFNTAGGSFARNTGGTSKSAVGDRKVVVSPEMSTGPNGETGSSTGATGSEHGPNWDYNWGWGSSPNEGWGYGSGSGRSHNGFGRGFGFGFGSGSGSGSGYGYGSGSGGAQGGGYGAGSGSGDSAGGGIGGGSGGGRGFGYGFGPGSGPGSGYGYGSGSGGAYGGGYGAGRESGNSAGGGRGGGGGRGYSGYGTHSPFDSRRRTSHG